One window of Oscillibacter hominis genomic DNA carries:
- a CDS encoding InlB B-repeat-containing protein, which produces MKERRQLICLNLALILLWSLLPMPVFAAEGGASEEPVFQQAFDAAGETLRVGGRTVGYGEKAEGPGWSYNGVTTLTLKSGYTGEAVSTTLTALTIQVEGSVSAAGVSSTGRVDFNLTDPACRVSITGAEGQSAVTANMLVFGSEPKGALRIQSGGAGVPALSCATLMLPTARGYDEQSTNVILRSGTSEETARPVTEYDGQEYVYWELTECEVLFLSDGTVAERQNLPLGREADVRMAGAPEKSGGIFLGWSNGGKVYQPGQAASIRLSRTKEVFEAVWAERPETGVVYHGNGGTVAAAGSGKVAVTTVSAAPGTAVDLTSQGFSTGYYSFEGWSLTPGGEPLKSFTVPEGSAADLYAVWKSSNTIPGTSAGKRVSLVPGVVSLGDEAVDASLSPYQESSGTGWSGKAADLTLTAEYSGAPIETAFDLNLHISGQVRVNAASGAAIRAGGTLYLDFAPGASLRVTGSAGAPAIDAGNLWVGMPGALYAVGGSGASALEAAGTMSLSNPGADKSGYQNRLYSGGEAVASYEGQQEIEIRRPAAEFTFHFQDGATADGILETEYDGSALFNAPEPVWEGHAFLGWSTDAGGLSEAYYTKGGAAPDFSGGRDLYAIWGDDFGGRFVILDGRGRSVTADGRGACTVALADDGAALLPETADWTGQAEYALPASGVVTDLLWGGQRHVLVPGQRLYAVWGTEPYYTFLGNGGITSSGGAVAKAATPDKMEGVVFAREGQTLGWWTEFPDGTGRAYAPGSEYDKTLKTYYAHWVDSRAVCWGGGGTLSGGAVARETDSLPADANGFTRPGHQFLGWALQRGGSAATQAEFDAALSAGGPVYLYALWSAVTVRLHNATNCSELKPNADGTYTLPYGRSRSFYTDAFDGWNTKPDGSGTWYPYGTVIDPAQESAAEFYAFFVDSTQPSVWMTAGRGGFDGKTFQTVSETLPAGFTLPAQVGERQILAWWFGSFYTDGGAYPRGAVAPGDMVENWTLRTCFRAVDDGENTDEHARTVQDLNGGVTADGFRLMVSYASLGDLRLAGSDMVFREGYTLREWNTSADGTGQSYLPGARIYNHAGLSKAPRQVFAIWEPTSAPFATVTTVAEGQRVQTPVALGARITLPTPERNDGLGFVGWNTEAAGTGQTLDGTITVNGAVTLYAQWADPALTVTVPEMMRLEGAAVYLALYDGDGAMLTLQKAVGGKAELYALPEGAARWKLFCLNEDGRPLTKPMEELLP; this is translated from the coding sequence ATGAAAGAACGCAGGCAGTTGATCTGTCTCAATCTGGCGCTGATCCTGCTGTGGTCGCTGCTGCCAATGCCCGTGTTTGCGGCGGAGGGCGGCGCGTCGGAGGAGCCCGTCTTCCAACAGGCCTTTGATGCCGCCGGCGAGACGCTGCGCGTGGGCGGCAGGACCGTGGGCTACGGGGAGAAGGCGGAGGGCCCCGGCTGGAGCTACAACGGCGTCACCACGCTCACCTTGAAAAGCGGCTATACCGGGGAGGCCGTTTCCACCACGCTGACCGCCCTTACCATCCAGGTGGAGGGGAGCGTGTCCGCGGCAGGGGTCTCCAGCACTGGCAGGGTGGACTTCAACCTCACCGACCCCGCCTGCAGAGTGAGCATCACTGGAGCGGAGGGGCAGAGCGCCGTCACGGCCAACATGCTGGTATTTGGCAGCGAGCCCAAGGGGGCCCTGCGCATCCAAAGCGGCGGAGCGGGCGTCCCGGCCCTGAGCTGCGCCACCCTCATGCTGCCCACGGCCAGGGGGTATGATGAGCAGAGCACAAACGTGATCCTGCGATCCGGGACATCGGAGGAGACGGCCCGGCCGGTGACGGAGTACGACGGCCAGGAGTACGTCTACTGGGAGCTGACGGAGTGCGAGGTGCTGTTCCTCTCCGATGGAACGGTGGCGGAGCGGCAGAACCTGCCCCTGGGCCGGGAGGCGGACGTCCGGATGGCCGGCGCGCCGGAGAAAAGCGGCGGCATTTTCCTGGGCTGGAGCAATGGGGGGAAAGTCTATCAGCCGGGGCAGGCCGCTTCCATCAGGCTCTCCCGCACCAAAGAGGTATTTGAGGCGGTCTGGGCGGAGCGGCCTGAGACCGGCGTGGTCTACCACGGCAACGGGGGCACGGTCGCGGCCGCAGGCAGCGGCAAGGTGGCCGTCACCACCGTGTCCGCCGCGCCCGGGACTGCTGTGGACCTGACAAGCCAGGGCTTTTCCACCGGGTATTATAGCTTTGAGGGCTGGAGCCTCACGCCGGGCGGGGAGCCTCTTAAGTCCTTCACCGTGCCCGAGGGCAGCGCGGCGGACCTATACGCCGTGTGGAAGAGCAGCAATACCATCCCCGGCACCAGCGCCGGGAAGAGGGTCTCTCTTGTCCCCGGCGTGGTCAGCCTGGGAGATGAGGCCGTCGACGCTTCCCTCTCCCCCTATCAGGAGAGCTCCGGGACGGGCTGGTCTGGCAAGGCCGCCGATTTGACGCTGACGGCGGAGTACTCCGGCGCGCCCATTGAGACAGCCTTCGACCTGAATCTGCACATCAGCGGACAGGTTCGGGTCAACGCCGCCTCCGGCGCGGCCATACGGGCGGGCGGCACGCTGTATCTGGATTTTGCGCCCGGCGCTTCCCTGCGCGTCACCGGCTCCGCCGGCGCGCCGGCCATCGACGCGGGAAATCTGTGGGTCGGCATGCCTGGCGCGCTGTACGCCGTGGGCGGCAGCGGTGCATCGGCGTTGGAGGCGGCAGGGACAATGAGCCTCTCCAACCCCGGCGCGGACAAGAGCGGGTATCAAAACCGCCTCTACAGCGGCGGTGAGGCAGTTGCGTCCTATGAGGGGCAGCAGGAGATAGAGATTCGCCGCCCGGCGGCGGAGTTTACGTTCCACTTCCAGGACGGCGCAACGGCGGATGGGATACTGGAGACGGAGTACGACGGCAGCGCACTGTTCAACGCGCCGGAGCCGGTATGGGAGGGCCATGCCTTCCTGGGCTGGAGCACGGATGCCGGCGGCCTCAGCGAGGCCTATTACACAAAGGGCGGCGCGGCGCCTGATTTTTCGGGCGGCAGGGATTTGTACGCCATTTGGGGCGACGACTTCGGCGGCAGGTTTGTGATCCTGGACGGCCGGGGCAGAAGCGTCACCGCCGATGGCCGGGGCGCGTGCACCGTGGCTCTTGCGGACGACGGCGCGGCGCTGCTTCCGGAGACAGCGGACTGGACGGGTCAGGCGGAGTACGCCCTTCCCGCCTCCGGTGTGGTGACGGACCTCCTATGGGGCGGCCAGCGCCATGTCCTCGTGCCCGGCCAGCGGCTCTATGCCGTGTGGGGCACTGAACCGTATTACACGTTCCTTGGAAACGGCGGCATAACCTCCTCGGGCGGCGCCGTGGCCAAGGCCGCCACTCCAGACAAGATGGAGGGTGTTGTTTTTGCGAGGGAAGGCCAGACCTTAGGCTGGTGGACGGAGTTTCCCGACGGCACCGGCCGGGCCTACGCCCCCGGCTCTGAGTATGATAAAACCCTGAAGACCTACTATGCCCATTGGGTGGACAGCCGGGCCGTCTGCTGGGGGGGCGGCGGCACGCTGAGCGGCGGCGCCGTTGCCAGGGAGACGGACTCCCTTCCCGCCGATGCAAATGGCTTCACCCGCCCGGGGCATCAGTTCCTGGGATGGGCGCTCCAACGCGGCGGCAGCGCCGCCACCCAGGCGGAGTTCGACGCGGCCCTCTCCGCGGGGGGGCCCGTGTACCTGTATGCGCTGTGGAGCGCCGTAACGGTGCGGCTCCACAACGCCACCAACTGCTCCGAGCTCAAGCCCAATGCCGACGGCACCTACACCCTGCCCTACGGGCGCTCCCGCTCCTTCTATACCGACGCTTTTGACGGCTGGAACACAAAGCCGGACGGCTCAGGCACATGGTACCCCTATGGCACGGTCATCGACCCGGCTCAGGAGAGCGCTGCGGAGTTTTACGCATTTTTCGTGGATTCCACCCAGCCCTCCGTCTGGATGACCGCGGGCCGGGGCGGCTTTGACGGCAAGACCTTCCAAACGGTGTCCGAGACTCTGCCCGCCGGCTTTACCCTCCCCGCCCAGGTGGGAGAGCGGCAGATTCTGGCCTGGTGGTTCGGAAGCTTTTACACCGACGGCGGAGCTTATCCCAGGGGCGCTGTTGCGCCGGGGGACATGGTGGAGAACTGGACGCTGCGCACGTGCTTCCGGGCGGTGGACGATGGGGAAAACACCGACGAGCACGCCAGGACGGTGCAGGACCTCAACGGCGGCGTCACCGCCGATGGCTTCCGGCTGATGGTGTCCTATGCCTCCCTTGGCGATCTGCGCCTTGCGGGCAGCGATATGGTCTTCCGGGAGGGATATACCCTCAGGGAGTGGAACACCAGCGCCGATGGCACCGGCCAGTCCTACCTTCCCGGCGCGCGGATCTACAACCACGCGGGCCTTTCCAAGGCGCCCCGGCAGGTATTCGCCATTTGGGAGCCCACCTCCGCGCCTTTTGCCACCGTCACCACTGTGGCGGAGGGGCAACGGGTGCAGACCCCGGTGGCCCTGGGCGCGAGGATAACGCTGCCCACCCCGGAGCGAAACGATGGCTTGGGCTTTGTGGGGTGGAACACGGAAGCCGCCGGCACGGGGCAAACCCTGGACGGAACCATTACGGTGAATGGGGCCGTCACCCTGTATGCCCAGTGGGCAGACCCGGCGCTCACGGTAACGGTGCCGGAGATGATGCGCCTGGAGGGGGCGGCGGTCTACCTG
- a CDS encoding O-antigen ligase family protein has protein sequence MKQTKPRPPFPERLTALYLGLMALVYPLWVTGDYQTISAQKFRCFLILTGGYVLAMAVLGLEMLVLGQARCPGPRQVWNGAALPQKLIVLFWLLSAASTLFSPWRSEAVWGMTRNEGLVTLSLYCASFLLVSVFGRARMWMLYLLGASMSALAIVGLIQLTGANPFGLYPGGYSYFDAGSAYSGQYLTTIGNVDLLAALLCVVIPAFALALLRCHERERFLLTVPLALCAALAVGMRVAAGYVALLGTALILPPVLCRKKRGWLALLSCALLCAGLAAAYFAGDALGATAGELSALLHGRVEDSFGSGRVYIWKEVLSIVPERLWFGGGPDTLSIRVAGYFERYDPALGLVLRSLIDVAHNEYLNLLANQGLLALAAYLGALAASALRWARRAASDAAAAVLGGGILCYCIQAFFGISSCITAPALWLMWGLLEQRLEELK, from the coding sequence ATGAAACAAACCAAACCCAGGCCGCCCTTTCCGGAGCGGCTGACCGCGCTGTATCTGGGTCTGATGGCTCTGGTGTACCCGCTGTGGGTCACCGGGGACTACCAGACCATCTCCGCGCAGAAATTCCGGTGCTTCCTGATCCTGACCGGCGGATATGTCCTGGCCATGGCGGTGCTGGGGTTGGAGATGCTCGTTTTGGGCCAGGCGCGCTGCCCCGGTCCGCGCCAGGTGTGGAACGGGGCAGCGCTGCCCCAGAAGCTGATTGTGCTCTTCTGGCTGCTGAGCGCGGCCTCCACCCTGTTCTCCCCCTGGCGGAGCGAGGCGGTGTGGGGCATGACGCGAAACGAGGGCCTGGTCACCCTCTCCCTCTACTGTGCCTCCTTTTTGCTGGTGTCCGTGTTCGGACGGGCGCGGATGTGGATGCTCTATCTCCTGGGCGCGTCCATGAGCGCCCTCGCCATAGTCGGATTGATCCAGCTCACCGGGGCCAATCCCTTTGGACTCTACCCCGGCGGCTACAGCTACTTTGACGCCGGGAGTGCCTATTCCGGCCAGTACCTGACCACCATTGGAAACGTGGACCTGCTGGCGGCGCTGCTCTGTGTGGTGATTCCGGCCTTTGCTTTGGCGCTCCTCCGGTGCCATGAGAGGGAGAGGTTCCTTTTGACGGTCCCGCTTGCGCTGTGCGCCGCGCTTGCGGTGGGGATGCGGGTGGCCGCCGGATATGTGGCGCTGCTGGGGACTGCGCTGATCCTGCCGCCGGTGCTGTGCCGGAAAAAGCGGGGATGGTTGGCCCTGCTCTCCTGTGCCCTTTTGTGCGCGGGCCTGGCGGCCGCGTACTTCGCGGGGGACGCGCTGGGGGCAACGGCGGGGGAGCTTTCGGCCCTGCTCCACGGCCGCGTGGAGGACAGCTTTGGCTCCGGCCGGGTCTATATCTGGAAAGAGGTCCTGTCCATTGTACCGGAGCGCCTGTGGTTCGGCGGCGGGCCGGACACCCTTTCTATACGTGTGGCGGGATACTTTGAACGCTATGACCCGGCTCTGGGCCTGGTGTTGCGCTCGCTGATCGACGTGGCCCACAATGAGTATCTGAACCTTCTGGCCAATCAGGGGCTGCTGGCTCTGGCGGCTTATCTGGGGGCCTTGGCCGCCTCGGCGCTGCGGTGGGCCCGCCGGGCCGCGTCCGACGCAGCCGCAGCCGTCCTGGGCGGCGGAATCCTGTGTTACTGCATCCAGGCGTTTTTCGGAATCAGCAGCTGTATCACCGCACCGGCCCTGTGGCTGATGTGGGGGCTTTTGGAACAAAGACTGGAGGAGTTGAAATGA